The Branchiostoma lanceolatum isolate klBraLanc5 chromosome 10, klBraLanc5.hap2, whole genome shotgun sequence genome has a window encoding:
- the LOC136444109 gene encoding uncharacterized protein — protein MNGKLVTILQISDSAFPTGGFSHSVGLEAAIKLGIVNTPENFKQFTVQCMENAGSFSLPYVTAAYHSCMDQDRLTDLDSRCQACLNNHVANRASIRQGNSLIVTAAKIFPDEQIRRIETLLEQDRLHGHYAVMFGFLSAVLQLDLHQAHQMFVFGVLRTIIASAVRLGNVGTIEAQRIQFELQEGVDNIIKRNVSRTVEEACVTFPLVDITQNTHDTMFAKLFHS, from the exons ATGAACGGGAAACTGGTTACAATACTTCAGATCTCAGATTCAG cTTTCCCAACTGGAGGGTTTTCACACAGTGTGGGTCTAGAAGCAGCCATCAAGTTGGGCATTGTCAACACCCCAG aaaacTTCAAGCAATTCACTGTACAGTGTATGGAGAATGCAG GTTCTTTCAGCCTGCCATATGTGACAGCTGCATACCACAGCTGCATGGACCAGGACAGACTGACAGACCTGGACTCCAGGTGTCAGGCTTGTCTCAACAACCATGTAGCCAACCGAGCCAGCAtcagacag GGAAATTCCTTAATTGTGACAGCAGCCAAGATATTCCCTGATGAACAGATCAGGAGAATAGAG ACCTTACTAGAACAGGACAGACTTCATGGTCACTATGCCGTGATGTTTGGATTCCTGAGTGCAGTGTTACAGCTGGACCTTCATCAAGCTCACCAG ATGTTTGTGTTTGGGGTGCTGAGAACTATAATAGCCAGTGCTGTCAGGTTAGGCAATGTTGGAACCATTGAG GCTCAAAGAATTCAGTTTGAACTGCAGGAAGGTGTGGATAACATCATTAAGAG GAACGTGAGCCGTACAGTGGAGGAAGCCTGTGTGACCTTCCCCCTGGTAGACATCACACAGAACACACACGACACCATGTTTGCCAAACTCTTCCACTCCTAA
- the LOC136444103 gene encoding uncharacterized protein — translation MELSSCKDEDKFETVDKTEKRTQSRPEARGRAVFQPAWENGQLVAVTNTVLQYTYPLKLLLPQNVSRTKTCQWLYVITFGGGLVAGDNIQLDIELAEDCAVVVTTQASTKVFHSVDDLVTCQTLESKVGAGSLLVLLPDPVVCYKDAAYRQEQVFHLNQSSSLVLLDWYTSGRMARGECWEFQSYHSINSIYLDNRLVFRDVVCLQDTPLLPVNQAMAQYNVVGMCVLIGPALSDLYKKLLNELGRSKPYGYKYKKDVVLSISPLRFEKEGEEIHGAVVRVMAYTTTQVFTEMERILQDLYPRLGGNPFENKY, via the exons ATGGAGTTGTCTAGCTGTAAGGACGAAGATAAGTTTGAGACTGTTGATAAAACTGAGAAACGAACCCAGTCCCGACCCGAGGCAAGGGGGAGGGCGGTGTTTCAGCCAGCCTGGGAGAATGGGCAACTTGTTGCTGTCACCAATACTGTACTTCAATACACATACCCG TTGAAGTTACTGCTGCCTCAGAATGTCAGTAGGACAAAGACGTGCCAGTGGCTGTACGTCATCACGTTTGGTGGGGGTCTAGTCGCAGGGGATAACATCCAACTGGACATAGAGCTGGCTGAAGATTGTGCAGTTGTAGTCACTACACAAGCCTCAACTAAG GTTTTCCACAGTGTGGATGATTTGGTGACTTGTCAGACATTAGAGTCTAAAGTTGGAGCTGGCTCACTTCTAGTCCTTCTACCTGATCCTGTGGTGTGTTATAAGGACGCAGCATACAGGCAGGAACAG GTGTTCCACTTGAACCAAAGTTCCAGTTTAGTCCTGTTAGACTGGTACACATCTGGGAGGATGGCACGGGGAGAATGCTGGGAGTTTCAAAG TTACCACAGCATCAACAGTATCTACCTGGACAACAGGCTAGTGTTCAGAGATGTGGTGTGTTTACAGGACACTCCATTATTACCTGTAAATCAGGCAATGGCACAGTACAATGTGGTGGGCATGTGTGTTCTCATTGGTCCAGCTCTGTCAGACCTCTACAAGAAACTGCTGAATGAACTCGGCAGGAGTAAGCCTTATG GTTACAAGTACAAGAAAGATGTGGTTCTGAGTATCAGTCCTCTGAGGTTTGAAAAGGAAGGAGAAGAGATCCATGGTGCAGTTGTCAGAGTCATGGCATACACAaccacacag GTGTTCACTGAGATGGAGAGAATTTTACAAGATCTGTACCCCAGGCTAGGAGGGAACCCCTTTGAAAACAAATATTAA